The Ziziphus jujuba cultivar Dongzao chromosome 1, ASM3175591v1 genome segment TCTATATTTTACTATAGATACATGTAGATGAAGTGTGTTTTATTTACACATATACAATATGCGTAGACTATtgtatgcatatacatatacataaagcCAGACAcattcatataaaaatttaatatgtgtGTATGCATATATTTGTAACAATGTATTATGTGCTTTACTTTTTAGTTTACAGAAAAGACAGTCCAATTTTCTAGGATGATAATCCAAATTCGAATCTGAATGGAACTAACTATACTATTGTAGCTTTTACCCAATTTATGTTGAATAAAACTTCAAGTGTACTTGGAAGGTATATATTGAGAAAATCTAAGAACTTTACTTTATGAAAGTTGAGTATTTTAATGTAGATGCAGTTATGTTTAAGATTCTTTGAATTTACCCCTATttataaattcttattttttataaattgtttGTGTTTTCATTTTAGCAGATTCGGAACAGGTGAATCGTGATATGGAAACCTGCAACAACAGTTGCAAAACAAACTCTtagtattcaaaaaaaaaaaaaaaacaaaaaaaaattcttaattatACTTCTTAAATCAAAATAGACCATCTAGTAATTAAGTAGAATGAATAAaatccaacaacaacaaaaaaaaaaaagtagtatcAATTAGATTAAATATTTGTTAGGCAAATTCTGGCCATCCTATTGGGCCAAGAGTCTCTGGGCTACATATCCCCAACTCCAATAGCCTAATCTTCGAAGCCCAAGATGCCAACTGCGTTGCGCTCATTCTCTCTCTGGTGCATGGCCCTCCTTCCATGCTTTTGCCTTTCATGTACGGATAGTTTAACAGTTTGCCCAGCAAAACAGTCGTTGTTCAAAGCGCCATTCTGGTTCCTCTGAGACAAGCGACAAAGATTTCAGTGATAGCTGCAATTGCCTATTTTTAGCCTGATTATCTTCCATGCCTGGTTTCTGGGTTGGGTGCAAAAATTGAAGGACACACTCTCACCATGGAGCAAAAGCCATCAttttaagggttttttttttcaattgattaGGTGTTTTTTGGCAAATTGTTAATCAACTCTAAAAACATTCCCATGGGACTTTGCAAACTTATGGACATACATACATACCACACATAATTATAGTgggtgatttatttatttatttttgttttttgggaatAATGCTTTTTACTTTATAGAAATAGTAATTCTAATCTCTTTTTCAAAAGCAACCATTTAACCAAAAGTGTTGAATCTTGAATCTTGACCTTGATGTTTGAtcttttgccccaaaaaaataaaaaataaaaaataaaaaatctattcattagaaaatataaagaaaaatgggCATGACCAATCAAAACAAGACATCTGTCTTTGGGTGGGTGTTTTGCCTTCTCTTCTCttaataaataccaaaataaggAACAGCGTAGAAGAAAAGTAGTTGAGGATCAATTTAAACTTGAAAGTaggcaaaaaagaaataagtaaGAAGCAAAAGATTGctctatacaaatatatttataattataaaaatcattGGCCTTTTTTCCATACCGTACGAAGACCATTGTGCTTTCCCCTCTCTATGGTCTAAAAAGGTGTCTCTTTTTCCTCTGTTCTTCACTGCTCGGGCTTCACACTGTGAATCCAATCTGATAAGAATCTCTGAGATCGacaagaaaaacaacaaaaggaAATGGGAAACGTGCTAAGGTCTCTATTTGGGCATTGCTGCAAACCCACTACCACTGATGACCACTCTCAATCACTTGGCCCCCATGGCATTTCTGCTGCCAACGTTGGCGTTTCGGCTCTTGCCCAGGACCTTTTCCAGTTCCAGATCACTTCTCAGGTATATAAATATGTTGAAGGGTCCTtttctctttatcttttttgCTCTGTTTTCATGGCAAATGATTTTGTTTACTGCTATATATAATTGCAGtgttgaatttgattttttgttgagATTGAAAGACCAATATTGGAATGTAAAATGTTCAACCTGATATTCTTGCATTCAAGTAGAAGgcttttataaagaaaaatgatCATTTATTTAGGGAAAGAACAAATTGGTGTTGTTTCAGCCAGTATATGGGGAAATGGGTATTTGACTAAGTAAAATAACGACTGAAAAGATATCTGGGTTTCTTTATGATGTACTTATctcaagagagagagaaattagtacattttaatttaaatggatttttttttctttctttcttttttgtcttttctcaTGATTTTAGGTCCCAGAAGGACTCAGCAAGCATGTCATCTCGTCCAGGAAGGCTCAGGCTAAATGGTTTGTCACATGCAAATCTCTGTCACTTTTTTCTATAGttccttaaataaatatattatttattttgtgtccATATGTTTAGGAGTTTCTAGCTAAAACCCAATTGCTTGaacctttttgtattttatgcattttttgcTCTGGGGAATAATTTGGCAAAATATATATCTGAAGGTATGGAAAGCTAGTTGAGGCTTGGAAGGAAGCCAAACCACCTCCAAGAACAGCTGAAGAAGCAGCTAGGCTTATAATCCAAACCTTGAGCAGTCATCAAAAGCCAGACATTGAGGTACATCTGGAATATTAAGATTGTTAGGTACTGCTTAGAGtggaagaaaagaaattaacatGTAAACTTATTCTTTGTATGCAATTGCTTATTTTATAGGGCTTATTGGCTTTCTATGGTCTCCCTCTTCCTGAAACTCTTGTTGAACTTTCTGCTGGCGTCCCCGCTTCATTACCTGAGGAAGTGAAGTTTGAAATGCAAACACTACcagtaaaattaatattactttCATGTACTTTCTATGCTTAGGACACAAGAAAAATGTGTCTTCTATGAAGCAAATTTTTATCATACCTATATAGGATGAATCGATTTGATTGAAACCAGGTTGATGCAAAGGCAGTTGCAGATGGTGATACAGTGACAGTTTATGTCAGTGCAGCCGACCCCCGGGAGTCATTGTGCATACCCCCAGAAGTAAACATAGCAGCTGTGAAAAGATCCAAAGCGCGGGAAAAGAAGAAATATGCTAAGGCTGATGAACTCCACAATAGGATAATCGATGCTGGATATCGGTTGGATGTTCAATTTTATCGTGTCTGAATTTTGCTTAATAAATACTTCAAATCTCTGCCACTTAACTTTCAAAAGAGTGGATTTTAACTTTCAAAGGTGTGGATTTCATAAATTGTGTCATCAGGGTACTAAATATTCAGAACCAGGAGATTCTTGCTCGGAAGTATAGGATTCGATTGCGGTATTATACTTATACTGTTATACGTAATAATTAACTCTATATATTGAATTTGACAAGCCAAAATCCTACTATATGGACTGTGAATGATAATCTTAAGGCTATATGTATGCAGGGGAATAGATGCACCAGAAGGTGAAATGCCTTATGGAAATGAAGCCAAGGAGGAACTGGCTAAGCTTGTTCAGGGAAAGTGTTTGAGAATTCTAGTCTATGGCGAAGATCGTTATGGTCGTACTGTGGGTGACATATATTGCAATGGCATTTTTGTACAGGTATAAATATGTGTTGAACAATTCAGCTCTTCTGTTAAATACTAAATCAGAAAGTCTTACTCTTTTGAATTTAAACAGGAAGTGATGCTAAAAAAAGGGTGTGCCTGGCACTACATAGCCTATGACAAACGCATAGAATTTGCAAGGGTGAGTACTAACATGCTTGTGTTTACTAATTTTCAGTACTTGGATTGTGCTCAACATGTCTAATCCCGTCTCTGAATCTCAAAAATGTATCATTTTCAGTGGCAAAAGGAGGCTCGAGCAAAGAGAATGGGGTTATGGGCTTTACGAAACCCTGAGGAGCCATGGGACTGGAGAAAGAAACAACGTGAAGGTAGATTGTAGACAAACTCGAAACCAACTGAAATAGAGTTGTACATAGTTTTTATGTATGGGTGATCATGTTGGAGTTGGAGTTTGTAGTTTATGAATTGTTAATCATGTTGGAGTCTGAATTTATCGTCAAATATGAATTGCATCGTGGAAGACTAATGTTTGTATTATCATTAATATGGTGGAGTGAATTTCCAATATGCATCAGACACTGTCAGGAAAGATACTCGTTAGGTGGTTCACAAGCATtacaaaaccaaaccaaaaaaaaaaaaggaaaaaattaaaaaaagggggaTGCAAACTATTGCTGTTCAGTCAATGATAATGCGCATAGGAAGCAAAGTTACACCTAACAGAAATAGAAAGCGCAACAattcctaaaaaattaatttcattacaGATTTACCACAAATCAAAACGGACCCAGATAAGTCTTAATACCTTACTCAAATTGGTATATTACATTATCTAGCAAACTCATAATATATGTTTCCAAATGGAATATCATTATAAGTTGGATTTGATTCCAAGCTTCTATACTTCTCTTGGAAACAGTAACAATGATCCACAGGACTTGGCGACTTGTATGAAAAGCACCCTCCACGCAATTTACTGTCTTTTACTACCATCTCCAGAATGTCTCAACTCAACAATTGAGCGTTGATCCGGTCCACTAAACAGAGGTGGGAAAGATAAAAGACTTGGAATTCTTTGTGTTCAGGGTCTATAAAGCTAGTAAAAGGGGCATGAAAAAGACCATTTTACAGAGATTGATTGAATTCATTcaaacttttcaattttataaaagtctttCAAATTCTATTAGATACACCCTCTAATTCTTTGTTCAAAACGAAAGTAGATGGAACTGACACCAAACAGACttcaaaatatctttttattttttatttattttttattttttttaggttgttCATAAAAATAAAGTACATAATTTACAGATATGGGAGTGAAGTCAACTCTGGCCGGGTCAATTACTCTAATAAGAGATACCAGATTTCTAATTTCCATTTCAATTTTAACTAgttgttaatttattaattattaattacaaaattattcactaaaaaacttcctttttatttgtttctattgttattttatacGATTTAGCAATTATGGAATGGTGGTTGTGCACAATCAACACAAACCATGActttaaaattactttttttgtttttttcttttttttcaacataTGTAATATACATGGATAGgctgaaatataaatattttaagagcAACGCTacaattatcaaaattatttatataaaatttttggtaaataataatatgatagtatatgaatggaaaaattaattgtataatgataatatcattgtttatcaaaattttaataaataatttcaataaatgtaaaattattgatattttaattgaaaaaaaaaatccctggGGCCAAGAACGAAAAATTGACccattgaatttaattttattggctGCCCCATTGTATACTCAAACATGCCTTGTAAGGT includes the following:
- the LOC107411824 gene encoding staphylococcal-like nuclease CAN2, giving the protein MGNVLRSLFGHCCKPTTTDDHSQSLGPHGISAANVGVSALAQDLFQFQITSQVPEGLSKHVISSRKAQAKWYGKLVEAWKEAKPPPRTAEEAARLIIQTLSSHQKPDIEGLLAFYGLPLPETLVELSAGVPASLPEEVKFEMQTLPVDAKAVADGDTVTVYVSAADPRESLCIPPEVNIAAVKRSKAREKKKYAKADELHNRIIDAGYRVLNIQNQEILARKYRIRLRGIDAPEGEMPYGNEAKEELAKLVQGKCLRILVYGEDRYGRTVGDIYCNGIFVQEVMLKKGCAWHYIAYDKRIEFARWQKEARAKRMGLWALRNPEEPWDWRKKQREGRL